A single genomic interval of Oreochromis aureus strain Israel breed Guangdong linkage group 12, ZZ_aureus, whole genome shotgun sequence harbors:
- the iscu gene encoding iron-sulfur cluster assembly enzyme ISCU, mitochondrial, translated as MANVCLRSSSSLLLFFSRRIFKPELSAVCLYHKKVVDHYENPRNVGSLDKNSKNVGTGLVGAPACGDVMKLQIQVDENGKIVDAKFKTFGCGSAIASSSLATEWVKGKSVDDALKIKNTDIAKELCLPPVKLHCSMLAEDAIKAALSDYRLKQQDKKEERVKASN; from the exons ATGGCGAACGTCTGCCTACGAAGCTCCTCGTccttgctgctgtttttcagcagGAGGATTTTCAAACCGGAGCTGAGCGCTGTCTGCTTGTACCACAAAAAG GTTGTGGACCACTATGAAAACCCGAGAAACGTGGGCTCCCTGGACAAAAACTCCAAGAATGTGGGGACTGGATTGGTGGGTGCACCGGCATGCGGTGATGTTATGAAACTTCAG ATCCAAGTGGATGAAAATGGAAAGATCGTCGATGCAAAGTTCAAAACATTTGGCTGCGGATCGGCCATTGCTTCCAGTTCTCTAGCAACAGAGTGGGTGAAGGGGAAGTCG GTTGACGATGCTCTGAAGATCAAGAACACAGACATTGCCAAAGAACTCTGCCTTCCTCCAGTCAAGCTTCACTGCTCAA tgcttgCAGAAGATGCCATAAAAGCAGCACTGTCAGACTACCGGCTAAAGCAACAGGACAAGAAGGAGGAACGTGTTAAAGCCAGCAATTAA
- the LOC116332425 gene encoding leucine-rich alpha-2-glycoprotein, protein MKPLAPSPRRTADEVSHALVQMWCPAGSLHLSSSLPCSVSLSYWVLLPSPRISGSVTSALSVARNQLCNVDHQLWPFSGLQELSLSHNLLARFPRGLPPSLESLQLQENRITYITSGVLRQLGNLTRLDLEDNRIRAIQPGALQGLHKLQVLTLKGNRLTSLPLNLPPSLTHLDLSENCISALDLPSLSALVNLQVLKINSNCLRSVPESAFDSLPRLRSVDLTNNLWVCECDILYLYRWLLSGRLKMATDIVCTEPDHLAHRLLLNLSVVAICPRVLKPNDRTHERDLSSAQERTLTAQPAEKISKLTTNGLLFEALNSNQDSPKTRVLHYSLETLTYEECLSLNNSQSVSPFHLKTTTSLPEEEQRCRDNITAGYPQSNVTPAEGTQFLLSTHRDALVPTLVPQPFTQQASAAIVSLLVVLCVLVALVMLAVLLVLKKVLVRQQRVAPADSGSAG, encoded by the exons ATGAAGCCGCTGGCACCATCACCTCGCAGGACTGCAGACGAAG TGAGTCATGCTTTGGTGCAGATGTGGTGTCCTGCTGGCTCTCTGCATCTGTCCTCTAGCCTGCCTTGCAGTGTCTCCCTGTCCTACTGGGTGCTGCTGCCCTCGCCCAGGATTTCTGGTTCTGT TACCTCAGCTCTATCTGTGGCCAGAAACCAGCTCTGTAATGTGGACCACCAGCTCTGGCCCTTCTCCGGCCTCCAGGAGCTTAGCCTCAGTCACAATCTGCTAGCCCGCTTCCCTCGTGGCCTGCCTCCCAGCCTGGAGTCCCTGCAGCTGCAAGAAAACCGTATTACTTACATCACCTCAGGTGTCCTGAGGCAGCTGGGAAACCTCACTCGCCTGGACTTGGAGGACAACCGTATTCGTGCCATCCAGCCCGGGGCACTTCAGGGTCTCCACAAGCTGCAGGTCCTGACGCTGAAGGGGAACAGGCTTACAAGTCTCCCCCTGAATCTTCCACCATCACTGACCCATTTAGACCTCTCAGAAAACTGCATCTCTGCCTTGGACCTGCCCTCACTGTCTGCTCTGGTCAACCTGCAGGTCCTGAAGATCAACAGCAACTGCCTGCGGTCAGTCCCAGAGAGCGCCTTCGACAGCCTGCCACGTCTCAGATCTGTGGACCTCACCAACAACCTGTGGGTGTGCGAGTGTGACATTCTATATCTGTACCGCTGGCTGCTGAGCGGTAGGCTTAAGATGGCCACAGACATTGTGTGCACAGAGCCTGATCATCTCGCCCACCGTCTGCTTCTGAATCTCTCTGTCGTGGCCATTTGTCCTCGTGTCCTGAAGCCAAATGACAGGACACATGAACGTGAcctcagctctgcacaggagagGACGCTAACAGCGCAGCCAGCAGAGAAAATATCAAAACTAACCACTAATGGACTGCTTTTCGAAGCTCTAAACAGTAATCAAGACTCTCCCAAGACACGTGTCTTGCACTACTCTTTAGAGACTCTTACCTATGAGGAGTGTTTATCCCTAAAtaacagtcagtcagtcagcccCTTCCATTTAAAGACTACTACTTCTCTCCCTGAGGAGGAACAGAGGTGCAGAGACAACATCACAGCTGGATACCCTCAGAGTAATGTAACCCCTGCTGAGGGGACACAGTTCTTGCTttccacacacagagatgcactCGTGCCCACTCTCGTCCCACAGCCGTTCACTCAGCAGGCCTCAGCAGCGATCGTCTCTCTGCTCGTTGTGCTGTGTGTGTTAGTGGCTCTCGTAATGCTGGCAGTGCTGCTCGTGCTGAAAAAGGTGCTCGTGCGTCAGCAGAGGGTAGCTCCTGCTGATTCAGGATCAGCAGGatga
- the tmem119a gene encoding transmembrane protein 119, whose translation MKSQLVFQVSCVTLLSLCCSVCHATPLFYNISMDGSGDEAELELLFPVSFSTRVPVHVTAATGAPTLTNTITTTMIRLKDYVLTRVVDFLQENMLIIIVVTSLLIVMVFIICCASAMSHKRKLEAYKPLPHPPRKYTADKAGGRKDSSDLQEKPYAVDHVKRVQTQGMSSPKNLRMPTKALVGERGRDVRSSPRQEVRKVRDTEAVEKRREEPKHKEKVKHREEVQQSSSPSNSSSSSQPVCTCHLKKGHH comes from the coding sequence ATGAAGTCTCAGTTGGTGTTTCAGGTCTCCTGTGTGACCCTGCTCTCGCTGTGCTGCTCTGTGTGTCACGCCACACCTCTGTTCTACAACATATCCATGGACGGCAGCGGGGATGAAGCCGAGCTGGAGCTCCTTTTCCCGGTGTCTTTCTCCACCCGCGTGCCTGTTCACGTTACCGCTGCTACTGGGGCTCCCACTCTCACCAACACCATAACCACCACCATGATCCGTCTGAAGGACTACGTCCTGACCCGAGTAGTGGACTTCCTGCAGGAGAACATGCTCATCATCATCGTGGTGACCTCTCTTCTCATTGTCATGGTCTTCATCATCTGCTGTGCCTCTGCAATGAGTCACAAGCGCAAGCTGGAGGCCTATAAGCCCCTACCTCATCCACCCAGGAAGTATACAGCTGATAAAGCCGGAGGACGCAAGGATTCAAGCGACCTGCAGGAGAAACCGTACGCCGTCGATCACGTCAAGAGGGTCCAGACTCAGGGCATGTCCTCCCCGAAGAACCTGCGCATGCCCACCAAGGCGCTggtgggagagagagggagagacgtCCGGTCATCACCTCGACAGGAGGTCAGAAAGGTCAGAGATACAGAGGCGGTAGAAAAGCGGAGAGAGGaaccaaaacacaaagagaaggtGAAGCACAGGGAGGAGGTTCAGCAGAGCTCCAGTCCCAGCAACAGCTCCAGCTCCAGTCAGCCAGTCTGCACCTGCCATCTGAAAAAAGGCCACCACTAG